In a single window of the Tigriopus californicus strain San Diego chromosome 2, Tcal_SD_v2.1, whole genome shotgun sequence genome:
- the LOC131893586 gene encoding uncharacterized protein LOC131893586, producing the protein MDRSIITSLLVLQMGYAIHSDPQLEYSSVSPLVPLDIEFPAITDASGKPLFTGLYSGPYFDLSRMPTNVTAQVGGPAFLPCKVKQVGNRAVSWVRKWDSYIIGVDEVTFISDERFRILKPDQSENEWNLHIKPVRLSDAGVYECQISTKSKMSHYIKLDVVVPIVEIESDIGDIHAQTGSQVRLTCAIRNTLHRPRFVNWYHDNQRLSPNSQTIIHPLKTVPKSDQDPTKSLNSSSSSSTSSSSSPSKSVVPKTNQGGPSFSRGGRDYHSIITLQHVQADQSGRYTCQPSSDVYQLPETHVDLHIVKGETLAAKSERDHNEDSDHLMNSSASQASSTSNGGLGHTSVVLGLGEVLAFTVAISRWPSL; encoded by the exons ATGGATAGATCTATCATCACTAGCCTCCTCGTCCTGCAAATGG GTTATGCCATCCATTCCGACCCACAGCTGGAGTACAGCTCCGTTTCGCCACTGGTTCCCCTGGATATTGAGTTTCCAGCTATCACAGATGCCTCGGGCAAGCCCCTCTTTACCGGATTATATTCCGGTCCTTACTTCGATCTCAGTCGAATGCCAACTAATGTCACGGCCCAGGTGGGAGGACCGGCCTTCTTGCCCTGCAAGGTCAAACAAGTGGGCAACCGAGCG GTATCTTGGGTGCGAAAATGGGACTCGTATATAATCGGAGTGGACGAAgtcactttcatttcagacGAACGCTTTCGCATTCTTAAGCCCGATCAAAGCGAGAACGAATGGAATCTCCACATCAA ACCAGTTCGACTTTCCGATGCTGGAGTGTACGAGTGTCAGATTAGCACAAAGTCCAAAATGAGCCATTACATCAAATTGGACGTTGTAG TTCCAATAGTGGAGATTGAAAGTGACATTGGAGATATCCACGCTCAAACCGGAAGTCAAGTTCGGCTAACTTGTGCCATACGGAACACGCTCCATCGACCTCGATTTGTCAACTG GTACCATGACAACCAGCGACTCTCTCCAAATTCTCAAACCATCATTCATCCGCTGAAAACCGTTCCCAAAAGTGACCAGGATCCCACGAAGAGCCTCAACAGCTCGAGCTCCTCGTCgacatcgtcgtcgtcgtcaccCTCTAAATCAGTGGTACCCAAAACCAATCAAGGAGGACCGAGCTTTAGCCGCGGAGGCAGAGATTACCATTCCATAATCACCTTACAACATGTTCAGGCTGATCAGAGTGGGCGTTACACTTGTCAGCCATCGTCAGATGTGTATCAGCTTCCGGAGACTCACGTGGATCTCCACATTGTTAAAG GCGAGACGTTAGCCGCCAAATCTGAGCGTGATCACAACGAAGACAGTGATCATCTGATGAACTCCTCGGCCTCGCAAGCCTCTTCAACCTCCAATGGAGGATTGGGTCACACCTCGGTCGTTTTGGGTCTGGGTGAAGTATTGGCATTCACGGTGGCAATTTCTCGATGGCCATCCTTGTAG